The genome window AAGGGTTAATGGTTTTATCTTTTAAAGAGGCCTGTGGAGGTTGAGAGATGTGTGGTATCACACTGAGCACCTTTTGACCATCTGCATTATTGGTAGGGTTTCCTGTCCATCCAAATTGTTTCTTAAGCTTGATATATGGTTAAATCTACACCGTAAGTATGCAAGTACATATCCCCAAAAATTGAAATTCACATAGAGGCAAAGCAGAccacaacaactgtgattggctTGCTTGgccatggcttggtagcgtCACATTCCTTCTACTCGTTCCCAGGTTCTCCTTCTACTTGAACAACATGAGTTcgaggagagggttaacttttcctgcaacAGCTTTCCAaccatggtcagaaagcacagaggaGACATATGCTACGGTGTAAGTTCTGCATAGAGTCTACATACTTCTATAAATCAGCCTTCATGGTTCCTTTAGATTCTGCTCATGGGAAGCTCCAGGTTACGGGTTAAGTTCTTTAAGTGAAAATTAAGTAATTATTAAGTAGTTAAGATAAAGTTATACAACAAAAAATTCAGGAAATGGCCAAACagacaaatattaaaacaacaactagaactgcaagcagttaagGCAGGGTCCCAGCCCCGATGATGCAAGTTGCCCCGGGTCAACGAAAGTCAAACGCAAGGTGCAACGACGGGTAGGCTAAGgcgtgagctgcaaggtctgtagTAAATTGAAAATGCAAGCTTCccaattacatttattttatacatcCATTCTAAAAGcatcaatacattttttggggttgtaataggccacgcccatttcaaGCAATCAGTACACCTTTGTGTTCCATTGTGtctcaggagtggccctagatcGTACCCTGCAAGTTTCATAAAAATCACATGAGCCCTTCATAAGATATACATTTTTCTTATTCCTGTGGCCCCCTAAAGGCCAATATTTGCCAAATTTGGTCCAGAGCCTTAGAGTAGCATGGCAAAAAAGAATCTTAAGTTTTGCGTTGACAGCATTTAAATGTAGAAGAGATATGCAAAAGTTCTTGTTTTGGTCGCTAGctacagatatatatatttttttatttgcgcATTTTTAAACCGATCTAAATTATTTTGGTAATGTTTGTTGTTAAAGATGCTATATGCCAAGTTTCAGGCAGATCGGGCAAAGACCCCATGGGGAGTTctaaaaacagattttattacAACGCCCCTTTGCTGGAgcagtgtgttaatgtttgtGCCTGAGATAAAAACGGAGACCCTGGTTAGAAAAAAGTGTTGgacgggtcaaacaacacaggactttcacccaggagaccggggatcatgtcccgcCGTTTTTATTTGCGCATTTTTAAACCGATCTAAATTATTTTGGTAACGTTTCGTCAGGGTCCATCTAAAGATGCTATATGCCAAGTATCAGGCAGATTGGGCAAAGACCCCATGGGGAGTTctaaaaacagatttttattaTAGCGCCCCTTTGCTGGAGAAGTGTGTTAATGTTTGTGTCTGAGATAAAAACGATATATGCGTGTTCAAGCGTGCAGGGGTAAAGTCCTGATCCATTAATCACTTCTAAAATTCAAAAAATCCTTTTGAGAATTTTAATCTTAATCTTAATTAATTAGGTCAGCAAAAACGATTTGATAAGACTTTCTTGAAACTAGCGTACAAGTCAGTCCACCACAAAAGGTGTAGGCTCAAGTAATCTAAGATCATTAGCCCTTCTCACATATCAAGATTTAAAATACAACTTACGACCAAGCTACACAGTCCATACTAGTCCAGACAATAGCCTGACTTCACCAACTATACATCCTTTAAATATAGAAACATTCGCCTTCAGGTGATGTATGTTTTAGTGACTAAAAACCAGTCGTTGAAAGATTCAAACCAACtttatttacatgtttaatTTTACATCATTAGGGACACATTATCATCACTGTTAaatgtgctgtaggtaggattgtgaagatccaggattcAGCCAAAGAATTTggacatcgacaacttctcagtccctccccccatttctgctaaagcccaaacggtctcctaagcccctccccccacaagggagaatgaatgtgtgtgcctgagcagtgacTGACACCCCCCCTAGCCCTGATAggagcatctgaacagggagcggtggatttttgcaaatctcactacaggccagggtgaggggccagacaaagaatggttcaaaaaccctatgaaaaaacgaggtagagatggagtgaccctgcccggaggaagcctggggcccccgtctggagccgggcccagatggagggcccgtcagcgagcgcctggtggccgggtttgccacggagcccggccgggcacagcccgaaaaagctacatggcacctctctctccaacccaccacctgtgggaggaaccgctggggtcgggtgcgctgccacatgggttgcagtgaaggtcaggggcctcgacggaccagacccgggcagcagacgctggctctggggacgtggaacgtcacctctctgtgggggaaggagccggaacttgtgcgggaggtggagcactaccagttggatctggtggggcttacctctacgcacagtctcggttctggaaccatactcctggataggggttggactcttttcttctccggagtttcCCAGGGTATGAGGCGCTGGGCGgatgtggggatactcacaagcccccggctgagcgccgctaccgagagggtcgcctccctacgcctgcgggttgtggggggggaaaactctgactgttgtttgtgcgtatgcaccaaacaagagctcggagtattcggccttcttggagaccttgaatggagtcctgtatggggctccagtgggggactccatagttctgctgggggacttcaacgtgcacgtgggcaatgatggagacacatggagaggcgtgattgggaggattggcctccctgatctaaaccagagtggttgtttgttgttggacttctgtgctagtcatggattgtctataacgaacaccatgttcgaacatagggatgctcataagtgtatttggtaccagagcaccctaggccaaaggtcaatgatcgattttataatcgtttcatctgatctgaggccgtatgttttggacactcgggtgaagagaggggcagagctgtcaactgatcaccatctggtggtgagttgggtcagagggtgggggaagactctgtacagacctggtaagcccaaacgggtagtgcgggtaaattgggaacgtctggaggaggcccctgtccgacagactttcaactcacacctccggcggagcttttcgtgcatccttgtggaggctgggggcattgaacccgagtggacaatgttcaaagtttccattgctgaagctgcggcggggagctgtggtcttagggtcttaggtgcctcaaggggcggtaacccacgaacaccgtggtggacaccggtggtcagggaagccgtccgactgaaggagtctttccgggatatgttatcccagaggactccggaggcagttgcaaggtaccgaagggcccgaagggctgcagcctctgccgtgcaagaggcaaagcagcggatgtgggagaagttcggagaagacatggagaaggactttcggttggcaccaaggtgcttctggaaaaccatttgccacctcaggagggggacgcggggaaccatccaagctgtgtacagtaaggatgggacgctgttgacctcaactgaggaggtaatagggcggtggaaggagcactttgaggaactcctaaatccgactaatacgccctctatggtagaggcagagctggaggatgatgggggattgtcgtcaatttccctgccggaagttgctgaggtagttaaacaactccacagtggcaaagccccagggattgatgagatctgtccagaaatgcttaaagctctgggtgtggaggggttgtcttggttgacacgcctcttcaacattgcgtggaagtcggggacggtgcctaaggagtggcagaccggggtggtggttccccttttcaaaaagggggagcagagggtgtgtgccaattacaggggtatcacacttctcagcttccccagtaaagtctactccaaggtgctggaaaggagggttcggttgatagtcgaacctcaggttgaagaggaacaatgcggattccgtcctggtcatggaacaacggaccagatctttactctcgcaaggatcctggagggagcctgggagtatgcccaaccagtctacatgtgctttgtggatctggagaaggcgtatgaccgggtcccccgggagatactttgggaggtgctgcgggagtatggggtgagggggtcccttctcagggccatccaatctctgtacgaccaaagcgagagctgtgtccgggttctcggcagtaagtcggactagtttcaggtgagggttggcttccgccagggctgcgctttgtcaccaatcctgtttgtagtatttatggacaggatatcgaggcatagtcggggtggagaggggttgcagtttggtgagctggggatctcatcgctgctttttgcggatgatgtggtcctgatggcatcatcggcctttGACCTtaagcactcactggatcggttcgcagctgagtgtgaagcggctgggatgaagatcagcacctctaaatcggaggccatggttctcagcaggaaaccaatggagtgccttctccgggtagggaatgagtccttaccccaagtgaaggagttcaagtaccttggggtcttgttcacgagtgaggggacaatggagcgggagattggtcggagaatcggcacagcaggtgcggtattacattcaatttattgcaccgttgtgacgaaaagagagctgagccagaaggcaaagttCTCAATCTACCAgtcagttttcattcctaccctcacctgggtcatgaccgaaagaacaagatccagggtacaagcggccgaaatgggtttcctcaggagggtggctggtgtctcccttagagatagggtgagaagctcagtcatccgtgaggagctcggagtagagccgctgctccttcgcgtcgaaaggagccagttgaggtggttcgggcatctggtaaggatgccccctgggcgcctcactagcgaggtgttccaggcacgtccacctgggaggaggcctcggggaacacccaggactaggtggacggattatatctccaacctgggatgggaacgcctcgggatcccccagtcggagctggttaatgtggctcgggaaagggaagtttggggtcccctggtggagctgctacccccgcgaacCGATaacggataagcggacgaagatggatggatcactacaggctgtaggtggagccagaagagccagattttttttaaattacctgcttcatgtagttctactggaacatagggtcagtttcagcaaatatgacagaaagttagttttataagtcttacctactgcatctttaagtaGAATATgaacgtatctgtactttacttcgttatcCATATTTCCAGAAacttctactctactacatttccCCAGAGcgtcttagttactcgttactacaaaataaaatcagaagaaatgtgttacactggaaaaaaacagttttggcgaatcattgctccaAGATTGCAAGTTAATTCACGCTCCGTTCCAGTTGGCGACCTAATGCCTTTGTTGCTAAgcgaaaagaagaaaagaaagaagcataatgactgatagcGTCATGGAAACCCcctggtgcaggctctgccgccatggtaacaaaTGATGATTACCCCGacaacagtggtgatgaagataacgttacacccatttggccataaagttcataatcaaagtttttttaacttttatttataatacttaagtacatttcatatcagaaaattacttttgatacttaagtacagtaaatatcagatactttgaGACTTTTACTCAAATAATATTCTAAAAAGTGACTAACTTCTTCCAAAGTTCTTTTCTactaagatacttgtacttttacttaagtattgctttcaagtactttatacaagactgcagaggagagaaggaactaaaaaacattcatatatttaacaagctgcaatcagagaactttgattttatttcataataggAAAATACTTCACACTCTAGACAGATGCGTTAGAGAGGGACCAGCAGGTCGAAAGTTGGCGAAGAAACTCCTGCCCACTGTCTAACATGCAAAGAAAAAATGTAATGGCTGGCAACGTTTCAGTACCTCTGTTAGACAAAATGATGAAGATTGTGCCTGATGAAGGCTTAGTACCGAAATGTTGCCAGCTATTACATTTatctttgcaagttagacagtgtgcaggagtttctttgctactttttaaaaaaaaaaaaaatgactgattcattgattatcaaaatagttgtagTAACTGTAAAAGTAAActgattgattaatcaattaatctttgcagctctagtaccCAGAGTGTTAAAAAGTAAAGccaaggggtcctgaccaagcatcagtgtttgacaagttgggagtgagaatgtgctgGCCTTGTACTTACATTGTAGGTCTATAGGCTGAGCAGGACATTTTCTATGCTAGAAACCTTGGTTTCCCTGTGTCTGTCCTTGTGACTTTTGGAGtgatggaaagtaactaagtacatttacatgaTTGTTGTACTGAAGTACCATTTGGAGGTACTTGTATAAACAGCATCAGAGGTTGAAAAGTTGAGTtagttaactttatttttcacaaaataaaatgcacaatTCTACATTAGAGAACTTCTAATGTCTAATGATTAAATGAAAGATTAATAAGTAAATCTGTTGAACAACGTCATATTAATAGCCTATATTTGCCATCAGACTTTTGCCTATGACACGGATTTTGGACATTTTGAGGCCATACATTACAGGGTTGAAGAGTGGCGGGAATGTAAGAAAATATACTGATAAAAATATTCGCATCATAATGGGTACATTGGTCAAATTAAACCTGCTCTGTAATAATTCAAAGCTGGCCCCGACAGAAAAGTTAAAGAGGGAAGCGAGGTGAGGTGTGCAGGTACTGACAGCTTTCTGTCTGGTCTGTTTAGAACcagaaaaacacactttaaaaatattGATGTAAGTGTAAATGATAACAATTAAAGCCCCAAAGATTACACCAAAAGATAAAATAAGCCCCAGTGCATTAACTATATGTGAATCGGAGCAGGCCAGCTTCACAATAGAGTGGCCGTCACAATACACTTTGTTAATGACGTTCCCACAGAGCTGGGAATGGGAGTGCAAATATATAGTATAAACAATACATGCAATCAAAGGGTATAACCATGTTAGAGCAATAAGAGTGGCAATCTTTTTAGATGTCATATGAGAGTTATATTGCAGAGGATAACAGATGGCAAGATATCTGTCATAAGACATGATGGCTAAGTTTAAATATTCAACAGCTCCATAAGTGTGCACACAAtaaatctgcaggaaacagaagGGAGCAGAAACATTGTGAATGTCAGAGAGGATCTGAACCAGAAGTAATGGAAACAACCCTGTACTACCATACAGATTATTTACAAAAAGACTGCACAGGAAAATGTACATAGGTTCATGTAAGCTTCTGTTCACACAGATAACCACAATCAGCATGACATTTAcactgataatgaaaatatataaagaCATGACAATCATAAAATATAAGTACTTAAAAGGCCCTGTGTCTAAGTAGGCAGCAAGTGTGAAATATGAAACCTGCGTAGAGTTCATCATGATTATTCTTTAGGTTCACAACGATTCTACTGTGCACATCAAGCAATAATTCTGATACCTTTTGTTAaagatttgtaaaaaaaaattaagtagcTTCAACTTGGACTTGTCTGGCACAATTTGCAAACTAAACATAAAGCACACATTAACAGAAGTCAGTGTAGTAAGGCCAAACAGATTAACTATCATGTAAATAATTGTATAAAACATCCCTGGGTGGACCATTTTCTGTTCAAAGTCACAATAATGCTTTGgttaaaatatacaaaacaagTCAGTGACATTGTGTGAATTCACCTGCTGCCCCACTGAGATCATCCTGTGAGTCCCATCTAACTGAGCGAAAACTCTGCTTCAAAGTCTTTTAAAACATCTGAAGAGGGAGGACACCCGCAGCAGCAGTGTGACCTCAGTACCAAAGGTCCCAATgattaaaaacttttttgtaaattattGTCAGCAAAAATGAATCTTCATAGTCTGGTGTTTGTAATCTCTAACCCTAACACCAGACAGTTTAGGAATAGTCCAATTTAATTTACCTAAAAGAAGGTGTTTCAGTCAATTGCGTTCCTTTCATCAATCTATCTATACCTGTTTATCCCAGGTACCAGGGTCAGTTATCTGGTTTGGTACACCTGGCACTGAGCAGGGCAGATCGAATGGCTGAGTTGTATCTATTCTCTCTGTTCAAGTGTTGAACATTTTCCTCCACCAAGGGTTAATGGTTTTATCTTTTAAAGAGGCCTGTGGAGGTTGAGAGATGTGTGGTATCACACTGAGCACCTTTTGACCATCTGTCTACCAATTATTGGTAGGGTTTCCGGTCCATCCAAATTGTTTCTTAAGCTTGATATATGGTTAAATCTACACCGTAAGTATGCAAGTACATATCCCCAAAAATGGAAATTCACATAGAGGCAAAGCAGAccacaacaactgtgattggctTGCTTGgccatggcttggtagcgtCACATTCCTTCTACTCGTTCCCAGGTTCTCCTTCTACTTGAACAACATGAGTTcgaggagagggttaacttttcctgcaacAGCTTTCCAaccatggtcagaaagcacagaggaGACATAGGCTACGGTGTAAGTTCTGCATAGAGTCTACATACTTCTATAAATCAGCCTTCATGGTTTCTTTAGATTCTGCTCATGGGAAGCTCCAGGTTACGGGTTAAGTTCTTGAAGTGAAAATTAAGTAATTATTAAGTAGTTAAGATAAAGTTATGCAACAAAAAAGGAAATGGCCAAACagacaaatattaaaacaacaacaactagaactgcaagcagttaagGCAGGGTCCCAGCCCAAATGGTGCAAGTTGCCCCCGGTCAACGAAAGTCAAACGCAAAGTGCAACGACAGGGAGGCTAAGgcgtgagctgcaaggtctgtagTAAATTGAAAATGCAAGCTTCccaattacatttatttaatacaTCCATTCTAAAAGcatcaatacattttttggGGATGTAATAGGCCACTCCCATTTCAAGCAATAAGTACATCTTTGTGTTCCATTGTGtctcaggagtggccctagatcGTACCCTGCAAGGTTCATAAAAATCACATGAGCCCTTCATAAGATATACATTTGTCTTATTCCTAGGGCCCCCTAAAGGCCAATATTTGGCAAATTTGGTCCAGAGCCTTAGAGTagcatggcaaacaagaatcttatGTTTTGCGTTGACAGCATTTAAATGTGGACGAGATAGGCAAAAGTTCTTGTTTTGGTCGCTAGCTACAGATATTTGTTGGTTTTTTTATTTGCGCATTTTTAAACCGATCTAAATTATTTTGGTAATGTTTGTTGTTAAAGATGCTATATGCCAAGTTTCAGGCAGATCGGGCAAAGACCCCATGGGGAGTTctaaaaacagattttattacAACGCCCCTTTGCTGGAgcagtgtgttaatgtttgtGCCTGAGATAAAAACGGAGACCATGGTTAGAAAAAAGTGTTGgacgggtcaaacaacacaggactttcacccaggagaccggggatcatgtcccgcCGTTTTCTAAGCCCAActgttgctttcttcttttactaaaccgtcccgttgttgttttcataaacccaaccatcccgttcctTTCCTGATCCAAACTGTCccaaacgtaagcccacccatgaccttttccttaacctaactgcctCAAAAGGGACGCAAATAGTCCCAACGAAGCACATGTTTAGATATGATGCTAAGAAAGACCGTCAATAGTAATGTCAAAGGTATCTgaccaaacgtccttattttacgcgatgggagtgagaatgtgcggatctatctatctatctatctatctatctatctatctatctatctatctatctatctatctacgtatGTCCCTTGAACATTCACAATGGAAAGAAAAAGATAGATGTGTGTGCAGGTAGTGCAGGGGTAAAGTCCTGATCCATCAATCACTTCCACAACTCAAAAATCCTTTTAACAATTTTAATCTTAATCTTAATTAATTAGGTCAGCAAAAGTGATTCGATAAGATTTGCTGAAACTAGCGTACAAGTCAGTCCACCACAAAAGGTGTAGGCTCAAGTAATCTAAGCTCATTAGCCCTTCTCACATATcaagatttaaaatacaattcacGACCAAGCTACACAGTCCATACTAGTCCAGACAATAGACTGACTTCACCAACTATACATCCTTTAAATATAGAAACATTCGCCTTCAGGTGATTTATGTtttagtgacaaaaaaacagtcTTTGAAAGATTCAAACCAACTTTATTTAGATGTTTCATTTTACATAATTAGGGACCCATTATCATCACTGTTAaatgtgctgtaggtaggattgtgaagatccaggattcagccaaagaatttgaacattgacaacttctcagtccctcccccctttctgctaaagcctaAATGTTCTcataagcccctccccccacaagggagaatgaatgcgtgtgaatgagcagtgattgacacgcagttagacaccccccttgGCGCTGATTGgtacatctgaacagggagctgtttatttttgcaattctcactacaggctgtaggtggagccagaggagctggatgttttttttttttaaatgacctgcttcatgtagttccaCTTGAACATAAGGTCAGTATTACCAaacatgacagaaagttagttttataagtcttacctactgcatctttaagtaGAATATGAACGTATCTGTACTTGACTTCGTTATTCATATTTCCAGAAACTTTGACTCTACTACATTTCCCCAGAGcgtcttagttactcgttactacaaaataaaatcagaagaaatttgttacactggaaaaaagcaggtttggcgaatcattgctccaATATCGCAAGTTAATGCACGCTCTGTTCCAGTTGGCGACCTAATGCCTTTGTTGCTAAgcgaaaataaaataaaataccaaggccaaaactaaagaagaaaaggaggaagcataatgactgatagcGTCATGGAAacacctggtgcaggctctgccgccatggtaacagacgatgatcaccccgacaacagtggtgatgaagataacgttacaacCATTTGGCCATAAAATTCATAATAAAagttttttaacttttatttctaatacCTAAGTACATTTCATAtcagaaaaatacttttgatacttaagtacagtaaatatcagatactttgagactttt of Sander lucioperca isolate FBNREF2018 chromosome 5, SLUC_FBN_1.2, whole genome shotgun sequence contains these proteins:
- the LOC116057866 gene encoding olfactory receptor 5F1-like — its product is MNSTQVSYFTLAAYLDTGPFKYLYFMIVMSLYIFIISVNVMLIVVICVNRSLHEPMYIFLCSLFVNNLYGSTGLFPLLLVQILSDIHNVSAPFCFLQIYCVHTYGAVEYLNLAIMSYDRYLAICYPLQYNSHMTSKKIATLIALTWLYPLIACIVYTIYLHSHSQLCGNVINKVYCDGHSIVKLACSDSHIVNALGLILSFGVIFGALIVIIYTYINIFKVCFSGSKQTRQKAVSTCTPHLASLFNFSVGASFELLQSRFNLTNVPIMMRIFLSVYFLTFPPLFNPVMYGLKMSKIRVIGKSLMANIGY